The Deltaproteobacteria bacterium DNA window TGGGAATAATAGTTCTCGCAATAGCGATTCTTCCGAGGCTCGCGGTGGGCGGCATGCAGCTTATGGGGCTTGAAGCACCCGGTCCTACAACTGAAAAAATCACTCCGAGGGTCACTGAAACGGCAAAAAAACTGTGGGTTGTATATCTGGGATTATCCATGGCGCTTGTTCTGTTTCTCGCACTTGCGGGAATGCCGGTATTCGATTCCGTGCTTCATTCGTTCAGCACAATGTCAACCGGCGGCTTCTCACCGAAAAATCTCAGCATCGCCTCTTACAACAGCTCTCTTATAGATGTAATTATTACTGTTTTCATGTTTATCGCAGGCATAAACTTCGTCCTGCTCTACTGGCTTTTACACGGAAATTTCAGACGGCTGACACAAAACTCCGAATTCAAGTTCTATCTTCTCCTCAACGTAACCGCGATCCTGGTAATCTCCCTTGAGCTCTGGCGGTCGGTTTATATGAGTTTCTTCGAGTCCCTCAGATATGTCGGTTTTCAGGTCCTTTCCATAAGCACGACAACCGGATTCGCAACCGAGAATTTCGACCTATGGCCCTCATTCGCTAAATGGTTTCTTCTGCTCCTGATGTTTTTCGGCGGGTGCGCCGGCTCCACGTCCGGCTCAATAAAAATTATCCGAATGATGGTTCTTGCCAAAAAGGGCTACAACGAGATGCATAAAATTATCTATCCGAGAGCGGTCGTGCCTATCAGAATTGACAAAAAACCTGTCAGTGGAGACGTACTATCAAGTATTACGAGCTTCTTCCTGATATACCTTTTTATATTTTTAGTCGGCACTCTTGTAGTAATGGCGGCCGAGGATCTCCCCATTATTACGGCAATTTCGGCTTGCGCTGCGACTCTTGGGAATGTAGGCCCGGGTCTTGGAGAGGTCGGCCCGGCGGGGAATTACGCCAACCTTAGCAACGTTACCAAGGTTGTCTTTTCATTTCTCATGCTAACCGGAAGGCTCGAGCTGTTCACCGTGCTCGTTCTTATAACGCCCGCGTTCTGGAGAAAGTAAGCGTCCGCTTAAATTACGATGCCTATTAATTCTGAATTTATTCGTCCGGACTAAAACTAATCACAAATTATCCGTGAATATTCCACTTTGAGTACGTTATGGTAATATTTTCCACATTTATAAATCGGCGAAATTTAAATAAATCTGCCGAGTTGAGCATTTCCCCCGCACAAAAAGCTCAGAAAATGGAGATTACGGACTAAGAACCCTCTCACGCAAACCATTTACATAAAGCGTGTATTGATATGAAATGAATCAGTATCTTTTCCGATAATTAACGCTATGAAAGTAATATTCGACCCTGAAGAGCCAATAGACGACCATACATCCGCTACCATAGGAAACTTCGACGGAGTCCATGTCGGGCATAAGAAGATTATAAAATCGATAAAGGATATAGCGGGGAAAAAGGGCCTCAGCACCTGCGTTATAACATTCCATCCTCACCCTCAGAAGGTGCTTCAAAATATCGACGTACCATTATTGGTTCCTATCAGGGAAAGACTCAAGCTGCTTGAAAAAGAAAGTGTGGACTACACCGCGTGTTACACATTCACCAAAGACGTCTCCAAAATACCGGCAAAAGATTTCATAACGGATATACTGGTCGGCAAGCTCAACGTAAAACATCTGATCGTAGGACCCGATTTTTCCTTCGGCAACAAAAGAGAGGGAAACGCCGAGCTTCTTCAGAAATTAGGAAAAGAGAACGGGTTCGAAACAGAGGTCATAGGACCCGTGCTGATAGACAATGAAATAGTGAGCAGCACCGCTATCAGGAATCTCCTTTTGAACGGAGATACAAGAAAGGCGGCCAAGTTTTTGGGCTATGACTTCTACATCGAAGGTC harbors:
- a CDS encoding TrkH family potassium uptake protein; protein product: MLVPAVFPLFYREDDLWAFVVSALITSSLGFTLEKLTRPSDAANEIERKDGFLIATLAWFGASVFGAIPFMLYGALTNPADAFFESVAGFTTTGASVITDIESLPHGILFWRNFSQWLGGMGIIVLAIAILPRLAVGGMQLMGLEAPGPTTEKITPRVTETAKKLWVVYLGLSMALVLFLALAGMPVFDSVLHSFSTMSTGGFSPKNLSIASYNSSLIDVIITVFMFIAGINFVLLYWLLHGNFRRLTQNSEFKFYLLLNVTAILVISLELWRSVYMSFFESLRYVGFQVLSISTTTGFATENFDLWPSFAKWFLLLLMFFGGCAGSTSGSIKIIRMMVLAKKGYNEMHKIIYPRAVVPIRIDKKPVSGDVLSSITSFFLIYLFIFLVGTLVVMAAEDLPIITAISACAATLGNVGPGLGEVGPAGNYANLSNVTKVVFSFLMLTGRLELFTVLVLITPAFWRK
- a CDS encoding bifunctional riboflavin kinase/FAD synthetase; the protein is MKVIFDPEEPIDDHTSATIGNFDGVHVGHKKIIKSIKDIAGKKGLSTCVITFHPHPQKVLQNIDVPLLVPIRERLKLLEKESVDYTACYTFTKDVSKIPAKDFITDILVGKLNVKHLIVGPDFSFGNKREGNAELLQKLGKENGFETEVIGPVLIDNEIVSSTAIRNLLLNGDTRKAAKFLGYDFYIEGQVKEGEKRGRKIGFPTTNLETDWDILPKTGVYATHAFIDNKKFDSITNVGFRPTFGENKLLIETHIFNFNSDIYGKRIKVEFVERIRDEERFESVDALVAQIKRDVERVKAALTKSD